In a single window of the Blattabacterium cuenoti genome:
- the aroB gene encoding 3-dehydroquinate synthase has product MKMINKGEFIYFNEEAYDVLRNYLLHQVDSIKNIFILVDEITHIHCLPVIFKKIDFLKKSNVIKIKSGEKEKNIYTCIQICKNLEKFKATRKSLILNLGGGVITDIGGFVASIFKRGIRFINIPTTLLGMVDAAIGNKTGVNLDSIKNEIGSFYVPEFLVIDTHFLKTLPNKEIFSGMAEMLKHGLIADKNFWKKMNQIQIGFIQNENECKNLIHNSVLIKQKIVNQDPKEKGLRKILNFGHTIGHALESYFMNVNNILHGIAVTMGMIYESWISCKINGLSLYDYEEIRSTLSALYPIKNKISDLEINKLLLIMEHDKKNEKNKIQFSLLKEIGKCSYNCQVPYSLIKESFLN; this is encoded by the coding sequence ATGAAAATGATAAACAAAGGAGAATTTATATACTTTAATGAAGAAGCTTATGATGTGCTCCGAAATTATTTACTTCATCAGGTAGATTCTATAAAAAATATATTTATCCTAGTAGATGAGATTACTCACATACATTGTCTTCCCGTTATTTTTAAGAAAATAGATTTTTTAAAAAAATCTAATGTTATTAAGATCAAATCAGGGGAAAAAGAAAAAAATATTTATACATGTATTCAAATATGTAAAAATCTAGAAAAATTTAAAGCAACTAGAAAAAGTTTGATCCTAAATTTAGGAGGGGGAGTGATAACAGATATTGGAGGTTTTGTAGCTTCTATATTTAAAAGAGGTATTCGTTTTATTAATATTCCTACAACTTTATTAGGAATGGTTGATGCAGCTATAGGGAACAAAACAGGTGTGAATTTAGATTCTATAAAAAATGAAATAGGATCTTTTTATGTTCCAGAATTTTTAGTTATCGATACTCATTTTTTAAAAACTCTTCCGAATAAAGAAATTTTTTCTGGTATGGCTGAAATGTTAAAACATGGATTGATAGCCGATAAAAATTTTTGGAAAAAAATGAATCAAATACAAATAGGTTTTATTCAAAATGAAAACGAATGTAAGAACTTAATTCATAATTCTGTATTAATTAAACAAAAAATAGTCAATCAAGATCCTAAAGAAAAAGGATTAAGAAAAATTCTTAATTTTGGACATACTATTGGACATGCTTTAGAAAGTTATTTTATGAATGTAAATAATATACTGCATGGAATTGCGGTAACTATGGGAATGATCTATGAATCATGGATTTCTTGTAAAATTAATGGATTATCTTTATATGATTATGAGGAAATTAGATCTACGCTTTCTGCATTATATCCAATAAAAAATAAAATTTCTGATTTAGAAATTAATAAATTATTGTTGATTATGGAACATGACAAAAAAAATGAAAAAAATAAAATTCAATTTTCTTTATTAAAAGAAATAGGAAAATGTTCATATAATTGTCAAGTTCCGTATTCCTTAATTAAGGAAAGTTTTTTAAACTAA
- the gyrA gene encoding DNA gyrase subunit A: MNESEGEKLISINIEDEMKSSYIDYSMSVIVSRALPDARDGLKPVHRRVLYGMYQLGIVSNSSYKKSARIVGEVLGKYHPHGDISVYDTMVRMTQKWTLRYPLIDGQGNFGSLDADPPAAMRYTEVRMKKISEEMLLDIKKETVEMQLNFDDSLVEPTVLPTRIPNLLINGSSGIAVGMATNIPPHNLKETINAIFAYIDDNELSIEEIMKYIKAPDFPTGGIIYGYDGVKNAFLTGKGRIILRAKVHLEEIHGRQCIIVDEIPYQVNKADMISRTVELMKEGKMDGIYQIRDESDRNGLRIVYILKQNINPNILLNKLFQYTSLQTYFNVNNIALVNGKPVQLNIKNLIQHFIDHRHNVIIRRTKYELKKCQNRVHILLGFLKILDHLDIMIQLIQDSQNHNEACNRLIRKFEISKDQSKSILEMKLQSLTSLEINKLKKEYDDLVEKMKFLKNVLEQHSSRTQIIKEELLYIKKKYEDPRRTQIDYSGDKVNIEDLIENEQVVLTISHAGYIKRTSLSEYRRQGRGGVGNRGATARESDFFKHLLIATNHQYLLFFTEKGKCFWLRVYEIPEGSKISKGRAIQNIIHLQQDDKVNAYILTGDLTNKKYVKDYYVMMITQKGIIKKTSLENYSRPRKYGIKAVVIRKGDSLLEAILTKGNSHVFIAVKSGRIIRFPENKVRSTGRTSSGVIGIHTNKKDMVIGMICVEEKEKGHLLVVSEKGFGKRSHIKDYRITNRGGKGIKTINITQKTGNLISIKYVTDQDDLMIIKKSGIIIRISISDIRIMGRTTQGVRLIHLKENDAIADVAKVYKPIMGFH; this comes from the coding sequence ATGAATGAAAGTGAAGGAGAAAAATTGATTTCTATTAATATTGAAGATGAAATGAAATCATCTTACATAGATTATTCAATGTCTGTTATTGTATCCAGAGCACTTCCTGATGCCAGAGATGGATTAAAACCTGTACATAGAAGAGTTCTTTATGGAATGTACCAATTAGGAATTGTTTCTAACAGTTCTTATAAAAAATCTGCTCGTATTGTTGGAGAAGTATTGGGAAAATATCATCCGCATGGAGACATATCTGTTTATGATACTATGGTTCGTATGACTCAAAAATGGACATTACGTTATCCGTTAATAGACGGACAGGGAAATTTTGGATCACTGGATGCAGATCCTCCGGCAGCTATGCGTTATACAGAAGTGAGAATGAAAAAGATTTCTGAAGAAATGTTGTTGGATATTAAAAAGGAAACTGTGGAAATGCAATTAAATTTTGATGATTCTTTGGTAGAACCAACCGTTTTACCTACACGTATTCCCAATCTTTTAATAAATGGATCTTCTGGGATTGCAGTTGGAATGGCTACTAATATTCCACCTCACAATTTAAAAGAGACTATAAATGCTATTTTCGCTTATATAGATGATAACGAATTATCTATAGAAGAAATCATGAAATATATAAAAGCTCCTGATTTTCCTACAGGTGGAATCATTTACGGATATGATGGTGTTAAAAACGCTTTTCTTACCGGTAAAGGACGTATTATTTTACGTGCAAAAGTACATTTAGAAGAAATTCATGGGAGACAATGTATTATTGTAGATGAAATTCCTTACCAAGTCAATAAAGCGGATATGATTTCTAGAACTGTAGAATTGATGAAAGAAGGAAAAATGGATGGAATATATCAGATTCGTGATGAATCGGATAGAAATGGATTACGTATAGTATACATTTTGAAACAAAATATAAATCCTAATATATTATTGAATAAATTATTTCAATATACTTCTTTGCAAACTTATTTTAATGTAAACAACATAGCTTTAGTTAATGGAAAACCTGTTCAACTAAATATTAAAAATCTTATTCAACATTTTATTGATCATAGACATAATGTTATTATTCGCCGTACTAAATACGAACTAAAAAAGTGTCAAAATCGTGTTCATATTTTGTTGGGTTTTCTAAAAATATTGGATCATTTAGATATTATGATTCAATTAATTCAAGATTCCCAAAATCATAATGAAGCTTGTAATAGATTGATTCGAAAATTTGAAATTTCAAAAGATCAATCTAAATCTATTTTAGAGATGAAATTACAAAGTCTTACATCTTTGGAAATTAATAAATTGAAAAAAGAATATGACGACCTTGTTGAAAAAATGAAATTTTTAAAAAATGTTTTGGAACAGCATTCTTCGAGAACTCAAATTATTAAAGAAGAACTTTTATACATCAAAAAAAAGTACGAAGATCCACGTCGTACACAAATAGATTATTCAGGAGATAAAGTAAACATAGAAGATTTAATTGAAAATGAACAGGTGGTTCTTACTATTTCCCATGCTGGTTATATTAAAAGAACATCCTTATCAGAATACAGACGTCAAGGAAGAGGAGGAGTAGGAAATAGAGGGGCTACTGCTAGAGAATCAGATTTTTTCAAACATTTACTTATAGCTACCAATCATCAATATTTACTTTTTTTTACAGAAAAAGGAAAATGTTTTTGGCTAAGAGTATATGAGATTCCAGAAGGATCTAAAATTTCTAAAGGAAGAGCAATACAAAATATTATTCATCTTCAACAAGATGATAAAGTTAATGCTTATATACTAACTGGAGATCTTACTAATAAAAAGTATGTTAAAGATTATTATGTAATGATGATTACGCAAAAAGGGATTATTAAAAAAACGTCTTTAGAAAACTATTCTCGTCCTAGAAAATATGGGATCAAGGCTGTTGTTATTCGTAAAGGAGATTCTTTGTTGGAAGCTATTCTTACTAAGGGGAATAGTCATGTTTTTATTGCTGTTAAAAGTGGAAGGATTATTCGTTTTCCAGAAAATAAAGTTCGTTCAACTGGAAGGACTTCTTCTGGAGTTATAGGAATTCATACAAATAAAAAAGATATGGTTATTGGGATGATATGTGTAGAAGAAAAAGAAAAAGGACATTTATTAGTAGTTTCTGAAAAAGGGTTTGGAAAAAGATCCCATATAAAAGATTATCGTATTACCAATCGTGGTGGAAAAGGAATTAAAACAATAAATATAACTCAAAAAACAGGAAATTTAATTTCCATAAAATATGTTACAGATCAAGATGATTTGATGATTATTAAAAAATCAGGAATTATTATACGCATTTCTATATCAGATATAAGAATTATGGGAAGAACAACTCAAGGAGTTAGATTAATTCATTTAAAAGAAAACGATGCAATAGCTGATGTTGCAAAAGTTTACAAACCTATTATGGGTTTTCATTAA
- a CDS encoding carboxy terminal-processing peptidase: protein MVNFKIKKLNDIKYIIIGLFLIFSLSFCSPLGEQEKHRIVLKTIYKTLYFLHINPISIDNNFSQKVYNKYFEKLDNQKRFFLQKDVEDLSLYKEKIDDLWVHGDPTFFNIIIKRFFKRVKEVEFICFQILKTSFDFNKKEVYVFEQQKLYYPKNKEECIEKWRKYLKYLTLLEIITNENQRKTPFVNQNKIWKNAFFKKEKKSRKKVEEYIKEYFRKLKIKKETDWFSMYVNTITSQYDPHTNYFSPKEKEIFDLNISGQTEGIGVQLQDDKGYPTVVKIITNGPAWKNKKIEIGDKIIRVAENVNSESKNIVGMLLENSIRLIRGKKGSKIKLTIQKKNGSIEEVILTRDIIEKKEIFAKSVIILDKNQDKYGLICLPEFYFNPENKNGRNAAKDVKKIIKKLKEENIKGILIDVRNNVGGSLDTVIEIAGFFLGKVPIVQIGNPHGKKKLLKSYENKILWKGPLVILVNELSASASEILAAAIADYKRGIIVGSAQTYGKGTVQTVYPLNRFLLSNEKLGALKLTVNKFYRVNGSSTQLKGVNSDIVIPSNTTSLFLKFMEKNQNNPMKWDYTDPIPYLHYYYNNLENIKYKSIKRLKKNKDFITIYNKIQSLENKFSKKKQFSLNWKEFYYENLKIKRKNENLKNLRNYLNIYGLRAFPAYYKIIGDANDEEQKKWKKNLVKDFYIAECINILQDFNENP, encoded by the coding sequence ATGGTGAATTTTAAAATAAAAAAACTCAATGATATTAAATATATAATAATTGGTTTATTTCTTATTTTTTCATTAAGTTTTTGTTCTCCATTAGGAGAACAGGAAAAACATCGTATAGTACTCAAAACAATATATAAGACACTTTATTTTTTACATATAAATCCTATTTCTATAGACAATAATTTTTCTCAAAAAGTATATAATAAATATTTTGAAAAATTAGATAATCAAAAACGTTTTTTTTTACAAAAAGATGTGGAAGATCTTTCTTTATATAAAGAAAAAATAGATGATCTTTGGGTTCATGGAGATCCCACTTTTTTTAATATTATTATAAAACGTTTTTTTAAAAGAGTAAAAGAAGTAGAATTTATATGTTTCCAAATATTAAAAACATCTTTTGATTTTAATAAAAAAGAAGTGTATGTATTTGAACAACAAAAACTTTATTATCCTAAAAATAAAGAAGAATGTATTGAAAAATGGAGGAAATACTTAAAATATTTGACTTTATTAGAGATCATCACTAATGAAAATCAAAGAAAAACTCCTTTTGTAAACCAAAATAAAATTTGGAAAAATGCGTTTTTTAAAAAAGAAAAAAAATCAAGAAAAAAAGTGGAAGAATATATTAAGGAATATTTCAGAAAATTAAAAATAAAAAAAGAAACCGATTGGTTTTCAATGTATGTTAATACTATAACTTCTCAATATGATCCTCATACTAATTATTTTTCTCCTAAAGAAAAAGAAATTTTTGATTTAAATATATCTGGACAAACAGAAGGAATAGGTGTTCAATTACAAGATGATAAAGGATACCCCACCGTTGTGAAAATCATTACTAATGGTCCTGCATGGAAAAACAAAAAAATAGAAATAGGAGACAAAATTATACGAGTAGCAGAAAACGTTAATTCAGAATCAAAAAACATCGTTGGGATGTTGTTAGAAAATTCAATCCGTTTAATAAGAGGAAAAAAAGGGAGTAAGATTAAACTTACTATTCAGAAAAAAAATGGATCTATAGAAGAAGTTATCCTCACTAGAGATATAATTGAAAAAAAAGAAATTTTTGCAAAAAGTGTTATAATTTTGGATAAAAACCAAGATAAATATGGTTTGATCTGTTTGCCTGAATTTTATTTTAATCCTGAAAATAAAAATGGAAGAAATGCAGCTAAAGATGTAAAAAAAATCATTAAAAAACTAAAAGAAGAAAATATAAAAGGAATTTTGATAGACGTTAGAAATAACGTAGGGGGATCTTTAGATACTGTAATAGAAATTGCTGGTTTCTTTTTAGGTAAAGTTCCTATAGTCCAAATAGGAAACCCTCATGGTAAAAAAAAACTACTTAAAAGTTATGAAAATAAAATTCTATGGAAAGGGCCTCTTGTTATTCTTGTAAATGAATTATCTGCTTCTGCTTCTGAAATTCTCGCTGCTGCCATAGCAGATTATAAAAGAGGAATTATAGTTGGAAGTGCTCAAACATATGGAAAAGGAACTGTGCAAACTGTTTATCCATTAAATAGATTTTTATTATCTAATGAAAAGTTAGGCGCTTTAAAACTTACCGTAAATAAATTTTATCGTGTAAATGGAAGTTCTACTCAATTAAAGGGAGTGAATTCAGATATAGTTATTCCAAGTAATACAACAAGTCTATTTTTAAAATTTATGGAAAAAAATCAAAATAATCCCATGAAATGGGATTATACCGATCCTATTCCTTATCTACATTATTATTATAATAATTTAGAAAATATTAAATATAAAAGTATAAAACGTTTGAAAAAAAATAAGGATTTTATTACTATTTATAATAAAATACAATCATTAGAAAATAAATTTTCAAAAAAAAAACAATTTTCTTTAAATTGGAAAGAATTTTATTATGAAAATTTAAAAATAAAAAGAAAAAACGAAAACTTAAAAAATTTAAGAAACTATTTAAATATATATGGATTACGAGCTTTTCCAGCTTATTACAAAATTATAGGAGATGCAAATGATGAAGAACAAAAAAAATGGAAAAAAAATTTGGTAAAAGATTTTTATATAGCAGAATGTATTAATATATTACAAGATTTTAATGAAAACCCATAA
- the surE gene encoding 5'/3'-nucleotidase SurE has protein sequence MSNKPIILVTNDDGIIAPGIRALVHSMNLLGDVYVVAPNKPQSGIGHAITMNTVLYCDSVKIDNGNQKEWECSGTPVDCVKLAISNILPRKPDICVSGINHGSNSSINIMYSGTVSAVIEANIEGIPAVGFSLLDFDWNADFEPSKKYVCQIVKKILYNPIYKKTISLNVNIPKLKKEQIKGIKICRQAGSKWKESFEKRSNPKGRTYYWLVGDFINLDEKEDTDEWALKNGYISIVPIQFDLTDYTILNFLKSWNFVLFIGYIVYF, from the coding sequence ATGAGTAATAAACCAATTATTTTAGTTACAAATGATGATGGGATTATAGCTCCAGGTATTAGAGCCCTTGTTCATTCTATGAATCTTTTAGGAGATGTGTATGTAGTGGCTCCAAATAAACCTCAATCTGGAATAGGACATGCGATAACAATGAATACGGTATTATATTGTGATTCAGTTAAAATAGATAATGGCAATCAAAAAGAATGGGAATGTTCTGGAACTCCGGTAGATTGTGTTAAATTAGCTATTAGTAATATACTTCCAAGAAAACCTGATATTTGTGTATCAGGAATTAATCATGGATCAAATTCTTCTATAAATATCATGTACTCTGGAACTGTTTCTGCTGTTATTGAAGCAAATATAGAGGGAATTCCTGCTGTAGGATTTTCTCTTTTAGATTTTGATTGGAATGCAGATTTTGAACCGTCAAAAAAATATGTATGTCAAATTGTAAAAAAAATTCTTTATAATCCTATTTATAAAAAAACAATCAGTTTAAATGTTAACATTCCTAAATTAAAAAAGGAGCAAATAAAAGGAATTAAAATATGCAGACAAGCAGGGTCTAAATGGAAAGAAAGTTTTGAAAAACGTTCTAATCCTAAAGGAAGAACTTATTATTGGTTAGTAGGAGATTTTATTAATTTGGATGAAAAGGAAGATACCGATGAATGGGCACTAAAAAATGGATATATATCTATTGTTCCTATTCAATTTGATTTAACAGATTATACTATTTTAAATTTTTTAAAGTCTTGGAATTTTGTATTATTTATTGGATATATAGTTTATTTTTAA
- the ruvB gene encoding Holliday junction branch migration DNA helicase RuvB → MSSFLEGSLNPKKIKDFVGQHEILENLIVFIQAAKKRKEALDHILFHGPPGLGKTTLAHIVANELCVNISVTSGSVLDKPGDLAGLLIHLKMNDVIFIDEIHRLSPIVEEYLYSAMENYKIDIIIDSGSNARSVQIDLSPFTLIGATTRSGLLTAPMRSRFGINLRLSYYEKELLKNIVNRSAKLLNIPITEEASYEIANRSRGTPRIANALLRRIRDFAQIKGNGTIDINICNLGLQYLNVDKHGLDEMDNRILSYIIDYFKGGPVGINTIATAVSENSDTIEEVYEPFLIQEGYLIRTPRGRKTTKLAYQHIKRNFKIKKKID, encoded by the coding sequence ATGTCTTCTTTTTTAGAAGGATCTTTGAATCCCAAAAAAATTAAAGATTTTGTAGGACAACATGAAATATTGGAAAATCTAATAGTTTTTATTCAGGCTGCTAAAAAAAGAAAAGAAGCCTTAGATCATATTTTGTTTCATGGACCTCCTGGATTAGGAAAAACAACACTGGCACATATTGTGGCTAATGAATTATGTGTGAATATTTCTGTTACTTCAGGATCCGTTTTAGATAAACCTGGAGATTTAGCAGGCTTATTAATTCATTTAAAAATGAACGATGTAATTTTTATTGATGAAATTCATCGTCTTTCTCCAATAGTTGAGGAGTATTTGTATTCAGCTATGGAAAATTATAAAATAGATATTATCATAGATTCTGGATCTAATGCTAGATCAGTACAAATTGATTTATCTCCTTTCACTTTAATAGGAGCAACTACGAGATCCGGTTTACTAACAGCTCCTATGCGTTCTAGATTTGGTATTAATTTACGTCTTAGTTACTATGAAAAAGAATTATTAAAAAATATTGTAAATCGTAGTGCAAAATTACTAAATATTCCAATAACGGAAGAAGCTTCTTATGAAATAGCTAACAGGAGTCGTGGAACTCCACGTATCGCCAATGCTTTATTACGTAGAATTCGTGATTTTGCACAAATTAAAGGAAATGGAACCATTGATATTAATATATGCAATTTGGGATTGCAATACCTTAATGTAGATAAACATGGATTAGATGAAATGGACAATAGAATTCTTTCTTATATTATAGATTATTTTAAAGGTGGACCTGTTGGAATCAATACTATAGCAACAGCTGTGAGCGAAAACTCTGATACCATAGAAGAAGTTTATGAACCTTTTCTTATTCAAGAAGGATACTTAATTAGAACACCTAGGGGAAGAAAAACTACAAAATTAGCTTATCAGCATATCAAACGAAATTTTAAAATTAAAAAAAAAATAGATTGA
- a CDS encoding adenylosuccinate synthase, whose translation MPSNVIVGLQWGDEGKGKITDLLAKNSDYVIRYQGGNNSGHSIHIKNRHFILHLVPSGVIYSGVKCIVGPGVVIDPKSLIQEIQNLESMEINTHQVFLAKRAHVTMPYHRLLDQYQEEALGDKSIGTTHKGIGPTYEDKIARIGIRVLDLLDLKIFYEKLKYNIDLKNKIFTKIFHREPISFQSIYEEYIEYAKILSNRIIDAVYEIHDAFHNKKKILFEGAQAMLLDINYGTYPYVTTSSTSTGGVCTGAGIPTNFLKNFIGITKAYCTRVGFGPFPTEIGNEICDIIRKKGNEYGATTKRPRRCGWLDLIALKYSCMINGINNLVITKLDVLSELEIIKICVKYKCDGEIIQYFPANIKKNVKGVYIDLPGWKQDISHIHEYKDLPKNCKKYIKFIEDYLNLETLLISVGSERNQNIIKNKSLFLKIFT comes from the coding sequence ATGCCTTCAAATGTCATTGTTGGTCTCCAATGGGGCGACGAGGGGAAAGGAAAAATTACAGATTTACTTGCTAAAAATTCAGATTATGTAATCCGCTATCAAGGAGGAAATAATTCGGGTCATTCTATTCATATTAAAAATCGTCATTTTATTCTCCATTTAGTTCCTTCTGGTGTTATTTATTCTGGAGTCAAATGTATTGTTGGTCCTGGAGTAGTAATTGATCCTAAGTCTTTGATACAAGAAATACAAAATTTAGAATCAATGGAAATCAATACACATCAAGTTTTTTTAGCAAAAAGAGCTCATGTGACTATGCCTTATCATCGTTTATTAGATCAATATCAAGAAGAAGCTTTAGGAGATAAATCAATTGGAACTACACATAAAGGGATTGGTCCTACTTATGAAGATAAAATCGCTCGCATAGGAATTCGTGTTTTGGATTTATTGGATTTAAAAATTTTTTATGAAAAATTAAAATACAATATTGATCTTAAGAACAAAATTTTTACAAAAATTTTTCATAGAGAACCTATTTCTTTTCAATCTATTTATGAAGAATATATAGAATATGCAAAGATATTATCTAATCGGATTATAGACGCTGTTTATGAAATTCATGATGCTTTTCATAACAAAAAAAAAATTCTATTTGAAGGAGCTCAAGCTATGTTGTTAGATATAAACTATGGAACATATCCATATGTAACCACTTCTTCTACCTCCACAGGAGGTGTATGTACAGGAGCTGGAATTCCTACTAACTTTTTAAAAAATTTTATAGGAATAACAAAAGCATATTGTACTCGAGTGGGGTTTGGTCCTTTTCCTACAGAGATAGGAAATGAAATTTGTGATATAATACGTAAAAAAGGAAATGAATATGGAGCAACAACTAAACGTCCCAGACGATGTGGATGGTTGGATTTAATAGCTCTTAAATATTCTTGTATGATTAATGGTATTAATAATTTAGTTATTACAAAACTAGATGTTTTAAGTGAACTAGAAATTATTAAAATATGTGTAAAATATAAATGTGATGGTGAAATTATTCAATATTTTCCAGCCAATATAAAAAAAAATGTAAAAGGAGTTTATATAGATCTACCTGGATGGAAACAAGACATATCTCATATTCATGAGTATAAAGATTTACCAAAAAATTGTAAAAAATATATTAAATTTATTGAAGATTATCTGAATTTAGAAACTCTGTTAATTTCTGTAGGTTCTGAAAGAAATCAGAACATAATTAAAAATAAATCTTTATTTTTAAAAATTTTTACTTAG
- the purB gene encoding adenylosuccinate lyase yields the protein MEKYKNPLVERYSSKEMLYNFSPKKKFLIWRKLWLYLAEIQKELGLNISNEQIYDLKNHLHDIDWDRVNFYEKKFRHDVMAHLYAFGEKATIARPIIHLGATSAFLGDNTDIILIRDGLEILLKKLINVIFRIRNFTLEYHNIPTLAFTHYQPAQLTTVGKRSALWLQSLLLDFEELEFRLKNLHFRGVKGTVGSSDSFKELFDGDLQKVKNLEKKLSDKFRFQNIFPITGQTYDRKVDAQILNLLSNISQSSHKFSNDLRLLQNLKEMEEPFEKEQIGSSAMAYKRNPIRSERMASLAKYVISLSNSSALVAATQWLERTLDDSANRRLVIGQSFLAVDSILMIWNNILENIVVYPKIIDKHIKEELPFLITEHIIVECVKNGSDRQDIHERIRVHSIATNAKIRLEGKENDFIKRILHDKKIPIHEKKMNQILNPKNLTGFSSDQTLEFLDTRINPILNRFHHLIDSDISNMDRQV from the coding sequence GTGGAAAAATATAAAAATCCTTTAGTAGAACGATATAGTAGCAAAGAAATGTTATATAATTTTTCTCCAAAAAAAAAGTTTCTTATTTGGAGAAAATTGTGGTTATATCTAGCTGAAATTCAAAAAGAATTAGGATTAAACATTAGTAATGAACAAATCTATGATTTGAAAAATCATTTACATGACATTGATTGGGATAGAGTAAACTTTTATGAAAAAAAATTTAGACATGATGTAATGGCACATTTGTATGCTTTTGGAGAAAAAGCTACTATAGCTAGACCTATTATTCATTTAGGTGCCACAAGCGCGTTTTTAGGAGATAATACGGATATTATTTTAATTCGTGATGGATTGGAAATTTTATTGAAGAAATTGATTAATGTAATTTTTCGTATCAGAAATTTTACTTTAGAATATCATAATATTCCTACTTTAGCTTTCACACATTATCAACCAGCTCAACTCACCACTGTAGGAAAACGTTCTGCTCTATGGTTACAAAGTTTACTTTTAGATTTCGAAGAATTAGAATTTAGATTGAAAAATCTTCATTTTAGGGGAGTTAAAGGAACTGTAGGTTCATCAGATAGTTTCAAAGAATTATTTGATGGAGATTTGCAAAAAGTAAAAAATTTAGAAAAAAAATTATCTGATAAATTCAGATTTCAAAATATTTTTCCTATAACAGGACAAACTTACGATAGAAAAGTTGATGCTCAAATATTAAATTTATTATCCAATATATCTCAATCTTCTCACAAATTTAGTAACGATTTGCGTTTGTTACAAAATTTAAAAGAAATGGAAGAACCTTTTGAAAAAGAACAAATTGGATCTAGTGCTATGGCTTATAAACGGAATCCAATACGTAGTGAACGTATGGCCTCTTTAGCTAAATATGTAATTTCTTTATCCAATAGTTCAGCCTTAGTTGCAGCGACTCAATGGCTGGAACGTACTTTAGACGATTCTGCAAACAGAAGATTGGTTATAGGGCAATCATTTTTAGCCGTAGATTCTATTTTAATGATTTGGAATAATATATTAGAGAATATTGTCGTATATCCTAAAATTATTGATAAACATATAAAAGAAGAACTTCCTTTTTTAATTACTGAACATATTATTGTAGAATGTGTAAAAAACGGATCAGATAGACAGGATATTCATGAAAGAATCCGAGTTCATTCTATAGCAACTAACGCTAAAATTAGATTAGAAGGAAAGGAAAATGATTTCATTAAACGTATTTTACATGATAAAAAAATACCAATTCATGAAAAAAAAATGAATCAAATTTTAAACCCTAAAAATCTTACAGGATTTTCTTCAGATCAAACTTTAGAATTTCTTGATACAAGAATCAATCCCATATTAAATCGTTTTCATCATTTAATTGATTCTGATATATCTAATATGGATAGACAAGTTTAA